The Coregonus clupeaformis isolate EN_2021a chromosome 13, ASM2061545v1, whole genome shotgun sequence genome includes a region encoding these proteins:
- the LOC121579793 gene encoding serpin H1, translating into MWVTNLVAMALLATTASAATAASADKVLSNHATLLADNSASLAFSLYQNMVKEKDLENILISPVVVASSLGLMALGGKASTASQVKTMLSADKMKDEQLHAGLAELLEEVSNSKTRNITWKISNRLYSPSSVNFADAFVKSSKKHYNYDHTKINFKDKKSAVKSINDWAAKSTDGKLPEVTKDVEKTDGAMIINAMFFKPHWDEQFHQKMVDNRGFLVSRSHTVGVPMMHRTGLYGFHEDTVNKLFILSMPLAHKKSSLVFFMPYHVESLERLEKLLTCKQLDDWMGKLKETAVAVSLPKVSMEVSHNIQKHLGELGLTEAVDKTKADLSNISGKKDLYLSNVFHASAMEWDTDGNPINTSIFGTDKLKNPKLFYADHPFIFLVKDTKTNSILFLGRLVRPKGEKMRDEL; encoded by the exons ATGTGGGTGACTAACCTGGTAGCCATGGCCCTACTGGCCACCACAGCCTCTGCTGCTACTGCCGCCTCGGCAGACAAGGTCCTAAGCAACCACGCCACCCTGCTGGCCGACAACAGCGCCAGCCTGGCCTTCAGCCTCTACCAGAACATGGTCAAGGAGAAGGACCTGGAGAACATCCTCATCTCCCCCGTCGTGGTGGCCTCTTCCCTGGGCCTGATGGCCCTCGGGGGCAAGGCCTCCACCGCCTCCCAGGTAAAGACCATGCTGAGTGCCGACAAGATGAAGGACGAGCAGCTTCACGCCGGCCTGGCAGAGCTCCTGGAGGAGGTCAGCAACTCAAAGACCCGCAACATCACCTGGAAGATCAGCAACCGCCTCTACAGCCCCAGCTCGGTCAACTTTGCAGATGCTTTTGTCAAGAGCAGCAAGAAGCACTACAACTATGACCACACTAAGATCAACTTCAAGGACAAGAAGAGCGCTGTGAAGTCCATCAACGATTGGGCAGCCAAATCCACCGACGGCAAGCTGCCCGAGGTCACCAAGGATGTGGAGAAGACCGATGGGGCCATGATCATCAATGCCATGTTCTTCAAAC CCCATTGGGATGAACAGTTCCACCAAAAGATGGTGGACAACCGTGGCTTCCTGGTGTCCCGCTCTCACACTGTTGGTGTACCCATGATGCACCGCACAG GTCTCTACGGCTTCCACGAGGACACAGTGAATAAACTGTTCATCCTGAGCATGCCCCTGGCCCATAAAAAGTCCAGCCTGGTGTTCTTCATGCCCTACCACGTGGAGTCCCTGGAGAGGCTGGAGAAGCTGCTGACCTGCAAGCAGCTGGACGACTGGATGGGCAAGCTGAAGGAGACGGCTGTGGCTGTGTCTCTGCCAAAAGTCAGCATGGAAGTCAGCCACAACATCCAG aaaCACCTTGGGGAGCTGGGTCTGACTGAGGCTGTGGATAAGACCAAGGCGGACCTGTCCAACATCTCTGGGAAGAAGGACCTGTACCTGTCCAACGTCTTCCATGCCTCTGCCATGGAGTGGGACACTGATGGGAACCCCATCAATACCAGCATCTTTGGCACCGATAAACTGAAAAATCCCAAGTTGTTCTATGCTGACCATCCCTTCATCTTCCTAGTGAAGGACACCAAGACCAACTCCATCCTCTTCCTTGGCAGACTGGTCCGACCTAAGGGCGAGAAGATGAGAGATGAATTATAA